In one Vidua chalybeata isolate OUT-0048 chromosome 4, bVidCha1 merged haplotype, whole genome shotgun sequence genomic region, the following are encoded:
- the SCOC gene encoding short coiled-coil protein isoform X1, protein MELPLDEEDGTFTSISLADDSAEYRSRKLSSKVERAPTTMMNADMDAVEAENQVELEEKTRLINQVLELQHTLEDLSARVDAVKEENLKLKSENQVLGQYIENLMSASSVFQTTDTKSKRK, encoded by the exons atggaGTTGCCCTTGGACGAGGAGGACGGCACATTCACCAGCATTTCTTTGGCAGACGATTCAG cagaGTACCGCTCAAGAAAACTCTCCTCAAAAGTGGAAAGAGCTCCTACCACAATGATGAACGCCGATATGGATG CTGTTGAGGCTGAGAATCAGGTGGAATTAGAAGAGAAAACACGGCTTATTAATCAAGTTTTGGAACTGCAGCACACACTTGAAG ATCTCTCAGCACGAGTAGATGCTGTTAAGGAAGAAAACTTGAAACTGAAATCAGAAAACCAAGTTCTTGGACAGTATATAGAAAATCTGATGTCAGCATCTAGTGTTTTCCAAACAACtgacacaaaaagcaaaaggaagtaA
- the SCOC gene encoding short coiled-coil protein isoform X2 produces the protein MELPLDEEDGTFTSISLADDSEYRSRKLSSKVERAPTTMMNADMDAVEAENQVELEEKTRLINQVLELQHTLEDLSARVDAVKEENLKLKSENQVLGQYIENLMSASSVFQTTDTKSKRK, from the exons atggaGTTGCCCTTGGACGAGGAGGACGGCACATTCACCAGCATTTCTTTGGCAGACGATTCAG aGTACCGCTCAAGAAAACTCTCCTCAAAAGTGGAAAGAGCTCCTACCACAATGATGAACGCCGATATGGATG CTGTTGAGGCTGAGAATCAGGTGGAATTAGAAGAGAAAACACGGCTTATTAATCAAGTTTTGGAACTGCAGCACACACTTGAAG ATCTCTCAGCACGAGTAGATGCTGTTAAGGAAGAAAACTTGAAACTGAAATCAGAAAACCAAGTTCTTGGACAGTATATAGAAAATCTGATGTCAGCATCTAGTGTTTTCCAAACAACtgacacaaaaagcaaaaggaagtaA
- the SCOC gene encoding short coiled-coil protein isoform X3, which translates to MMNADMDAVEAENQVELEEKTRLINQVLELQHTLEDLSARVDAVKEENLKLKSENQVLGQYIENLMSASSVFQTTDTKSKRK; encoded by the exons ATGATGAACGCCGATATGGATG CTGTTGAGGCTGAGAATCAGGTGGAATTAGAAGAGAAAACACGGCTTATTAATCAAGTTTTGGAACTGCAGCACACACTTGAAG ATCTCTCAGCACGAGTAGATGCTGTTAAGGAAGAAAACTTGAAACTGAAATCAGAAAACCAAGTTCTTGGACAGTATATAGAAAATCTGATGTCAGCATCTAGTGTTTTCCAAACAACtgacacaaaaagcaaaaggaagtaA